A window from Candidatus Neomarinimicrobiota bacterium encodes these proteins:
- a CDS encoding ROK family protein yields MRELVLGVDIGGTKTSIGLVDSSGYILHQDNIPTNPKKGFEDFIERLLSSIHKILLDANCSLPEIKGIGVGCPGPLDLENGTILNLYTLPSWEGQDIVSTIRQASGLPTFLENDADAALLGELFAGAARGHQNVAMLTLGTGVGGAVLNSGKIYRGFRGEHPEFGHIPGLPEGPLCYCGLKGCLESLASGTAITNSGRKRGFRSSYEVFRQARSGNPMAREIIDRASKALSQATWMLLHTFVPEMILLGGGIMDDNFDLFKDQIEETLGKAKLVEQIPVKVSRAELGNQAGIVGAAYLVMRSP; encoded by the coding sequence ATGAGAGAACTTGTTTTGGGCGTGGATATTGGCGGAACCAAAACCTCAATAGGCCTCGTGGATTCATCAGGATACATTTTGCACCAAGACAATATTCCGACGAATCCCAAAAAAGGTTTTGAAGATTTCATTGAGCGGTTACTCAGTTCCATCCACAAGATTCTTTTGGATGCCAATTGCTCCTTGCCCGAAATCAAGGGAATCGGTGTTGGCTGTCCGGGCCCTTTAGATCTTGAAAATGGAACTATCCTTAATCTCTACACCCTTCCCTCATGGGAGGGACAAGACATTGTTTCCACAATCAGACAGGCTTCAGGGCTTCCCACTTTCTTGGAAAACGATGCCGATGCAGCCCTTTTAGGAGAATTGTTTGCAGGAGCTGCTCGTGGGCACCAAAATGTAGCCATGCTGACCTTAGGAACGGGAGTCGGTGGCGCCGTTCTCAACAGTGGAAAGATTTACCGGGGATTCCGAGGAGAGCATCCTGAATTCGGCCATATTCCTGGATTGCCGGAAGGCCCCCTTTGTTACTGCGGCTTGAAAGGCTGTCTGGAATCGTTGGCATCGGGAACAGCTATCACAAATTCGGGGAGAAAACGAGGTTTTCGATCCAGTTACGAGGTTTTCCGACAGGCAAGGTCAGGAAATCCTATGGCCCGGGAAATTATCGATCGAGCCTCGAAAGCTCTTTCTCAGGCTACATGGATGCTTCTTCATACCTTTGTTCCGGAAATGATTCTTTTGGGAGGCGGCATAATGGACGATAATTTCGATCTTTTCAAAGACCAAATCGAAGAGACACTCGGAAAAGCCAAATTGGTGGAGCAGATACCTGTAAAGGTTTCCAGGGCAGAGCTTGGCAATCAGGCCGGAATCGTCGGCGCCGCCTATCTGGTAATGAGGTCACCCTAA
- a CDS encoding DUF1080 domain-containing protein encodes MQSRIWLVSLSLLMANCGPESLNEGSENATFDKSIVLGRWDLTVYDIQGVYPSWFEIKEENGELKGQFVGRVGNARPIRYIHFDGNQLYLSLPRQYERPAEDLLFIGKVKDGKIEGKTRSETGHVIRFHAERAPALEFRGEPEWGETIELIQSELSNWMPRNPNNDNQWEIENDMLVNNDTGVDLVSRQTFTDFKLHLEFNIPDSGNSGIYLRGRYEVQIEDNFGKKPDSLKAGGVYGFIVPRKMAIKPAGQWNSYDMTFLGRKITVILNDEMIINNIEIPGITGGALDSREAEPGPLMLQGDHSAIRFRNIFLTPAK; translated from the coding sequence ATGCAAAGCAGAATATGGCTCGTTTCATTGTCATTGCTCATGGCAAACTGTGGCCCTGAATCACTGAACGAAGGATCGGAAAATGCCACCTTTGATAAAAGCATTGTTTTAGGGCGATGGGATTTAACCGTTTATGACATCCAGGGCGTCTATCCTTCCTGGTTCGAGATCAAAGAGGAAAATGGCGAATTGAAGGGCCAATTTGTCGGTCGAGTCGGGAACGCCCGTCCCATTCGGTATATCCACTTTGACGGTAACCAGCTTTATCTGTCATTACCTCGGCAGTATGAAAGGCCAGCTGAAGATTTGCTCTTTATCGGCAAAGTAAAAGATGGGAAAATCGAAGGGAAAACCAGAAGTGAGACCGGACATGTTATCCGCTTTCATGCCGAGCGAGCGCCGGCACTCGAATTTCGAGGAGAGCCAGAGTGGGGTGAAACGATAGAACTTATCCAAAGCGAGTTGTCGAATTGGATGCCCCGGAATCCAAACAATGACAATCAATGGGAAATTGAAAATGACATGCTTGTTAATAATGATACGGGTGTCGACCTCGTATCAAGACAAACATTTACTGATTTCAAATTGCACTTAGAGTTTAATATTCCTGATAGCGGCAACAGTGGTATCTATTTGCGTGGGCGGTATGAAGTGCAAATAGAAGATAATTTTGGCAAGAAACCTGACAGCTTAAAGGCAGGCGGAGTCTATGGATTTATTGTGCCACGGAAAATGGCGATAAAACCTGCAGGTCAATGGAATTCATACGATATGACTTTTCTCGGCAGGAAAATAACAGTTATACTCAATGATGAGATGATCATCAATAACATCGAGATTCCTGGCATAACTGGTGGGGCGCTGGACAGTAGAGAGGCAGAGCCAGGTCCACTCATGTTGCAAGGGGATCACAGCGCTATTCGCTTCAGGAATATTTTCCTGACGCCGGCGAAGTGA